The window CCCCCTCCGTCACCTCAATGGTTTCGCCAGGCAGACCAATGGTGCGTTTGATAAAAGCATCCCGACGTCTCCCCTCTGGGAATAAACGCTCAGGTGGCCAGAACACCACGATATCCCCCCTCTGAGGTGGATTAAAGTGATAGCTCACTTTCTCTATCACCAGGCGATCGTTAATCTCCAGAGTGGGTTCCATTGACCCCGTGGGGATATAGCGAGCCTCAGCGACGAACGTTCTGATCCCCAGCGCCAGAAAGATGCTTAACCCTAAGGTTTGTAGACTTTCCCAAAGAACATTGGTAGGGCGTGCCCCGTTTTGAGGATGGGGTTTGTCAGTCGGGGTTCGAGACTGAGAAGAGTCAGACATAGTAGGCACAGGGGTTGTTGCAGGTCTTAGGTGTGTAGTCCACTGATCGTATCCTATTCAAAATCTGTTGGTCATAATCGCTGACGTGCAAGCAAAGGACGGGCAGCCGCAGTAGATTGTGCCCAGGCTCTTAATATTAGGCATGCGACTGCGATGTCGACTCAAGCGCACCGGAGCCGTCATGCAACTGTTTTGTTACCGGTGGTGAGTGGCGATGTCGTGTTCAACTAGGGAGATTTTAATGAGTCGGTGAAGGGAAGGGTCTTGACTCCTTCAGAATCTTGACTTTTGAGGATAATTAAGCGACGTCAAAGGTCTTTCCCAAAAATATGCACGCTATCTTGTCTGGGCCGCTGACTGTAGAGCGAGTAACCGTGTCGATTCGAGACTTGCCTCTCAGTCTGCATGGGACAACCCTTATACAGTTGTCCGATTTTCATTTTGATGGACTGCGACTCTCCCCAGAACTCCTGCAGCAGGCGATCGCTCACTGCAATGCCATTTTTCCAGATCTGGTCATTTTGACGGGAGACTTCGTCACGAAAGAAACTCAACCCATCTATCGTTTAGCGGCCTGTCTGAAAGGCTTAAAAAGTCGCCACGGCACCTATGCCGTGCTAGGCAATCACGACGATATTACGCGGAGCGGGCGCCGAACTATCATCAACGCCCTGCGCCAGGCCAACATCTCCGTTCTGTGGAATGACATTGCGTATCCCTTGGGGGAGGCTCTGCCCCTGGTAGGACTGGCAGACCTGTGGTCAGGAGAATGCCAGCCTGAACCGATATTTTCTCAACTGTCTTCGTCAATTCCACGCCTGGTGTTGGCCCATAATCCGGATACGGCTGAAATGCTACAGCCCTGGCGGGCTGATCTGCAGCTATCGGGTCATACCCACGGAGGGCAAATTTTAGTGCCAGGGGTGGGGTCTTTGCCCTATCGAGTGAGTCAGATACGCCCTTTTCTGCCCCGGTGGGTGAAAAAAAATGTGCCATACCTGAAAGAAGAGTGCGATCGCGTCATCAAGCATTGGGAATGGGCGTTAGGGCTGCATCAGATTGGGCAAAATCAGCTCTATGTGAATCGAGGCTTAGGCACATACCTACCTGGACGCTTCTTCTGTCCGCCAGAACTGACTGTCTTAACCCTGGTAACCGCGAACCCGATTTAATCGCCATCTCCCATAAAGGCGGTAGGCCAGATCCCTAATAGCGGCTGTCTGCCACTGCTATAGCTTTTATAGCTTTGTTCAGTTGAATCAGCACATCGGTCAAGACCGGGGCTAGGGGATGGAGTCTAGGGTTTGGGCCTAGGGTGTACTGGAGCCAAGTGCACACCGCTACCGCTATATCCACATGCAAACCGCGATAGGCAATAGATCTAGCCCGAGCAGGGCAACCCCAGTCACGTTATCGCCCGACGAGTTCTCGGAACCAGTCATCATTCCAGAGGCTGTCAAAGGCTTGTTCTGTTTGGGCATCGACCCGTAAGTTGGGATCTAAGCGCACGGCCAGCTGCAGATTTTCTAGGGCGACGTCATATTCTCGCTGCATGGCATAGCAAGTGGCTTTGTTATACAGCGCTTTAGCATAGTCAGGATCAATGTCTAAGGCTTTGTCAAAGCTCTTGAGGGCTTCAGCATCGCGGCCTAACTTCATAAGCACAGCGCCCCGGTTGTCCCACGCTTTAGGGGCGTCTGGGTTAAAGCGGGTGGCTTTATCAAAAGAGGAGAGGGCCTCTTCATACCGCTCCAGCTCGATCGCCGCCAGCCCTCGGTTGAGCCAGGCCACAGCGTCGTTCGCCTGCAGCTCAACGGCCTTATCAAATGACTGGAAGGCGTTATCGTGCTGTTGCAAAACGCCATAGGAAACCCCTCGGTTGACCCAGGCTTCGTGGTAGTCCGGCTTGATGTCTAAGGCTTTGTCAAAGGCTGCGATCGCCTCTTCTCGCCGCCGTAAACGGCCCAACACCATGCCTCGGTTGACCCAGGTTTTAGCATCTTCAGGGGCCAGCTTTAAGACTTGGTCAAACGCAGTGAGGGCGTCTTCATAGCGTTTGAGATCACGGAGCACCTGTCCCCGTTGATAATGGGCTGCAGTTCTTTCAGGGTCTAGCTCAATTACCTTATCTAGCGAGGCGAGGGCGTCTTCAGAACGGTCAAGGCCCATGAGGGCTTGAGCCTGATTAAGCCAGACCTCGGCCTGGTTCGGCTGAATCTCCAGGGCCTGGGCATATTCTTCCAGGGCGGCGGCGTAGTTCTCTTCTGCCAGGAACTTGTTGGCC is drawn from Leptolyngbya sp. SIO1E4 and contains these coding sequences:
- a CDS encoding metallophosphoesterase, encoding MHAILSGPLTVERVTVSIRDLPLSLHGTTLIQLSDFHFDGLRLSPELLQQAIAHCNAIFPDLVILTGDFVTKETQPIYRLAACLKGLKSRHGTYAVLGNHDDITRSGRRTIINALRQANISVLWNDIAYPLGEALPLVGLADLWSGECQPEPIFSQLSSSIPRLVLAHNPDTAEMLQPWRADLQLSGHTHGGQILVPGVGSLPYRVSQIRPFLPRWVKKNVPYLKEECDRVIKHWEWALGLHQIGQNQLYVNRGLGTYLPGRFFCPPELTVLTLVTANPI
- the lepB gene encoding signal peptidase I, whose translation is MSDSSQSRTPTDKPHPQNGARPTNVLWESLQTLGLSIFLALGIRTFVAEARYIPTGSMEPTLEINDRLVIEKVSYHFNPPQRGDIVVFWPPERLFPEGRRRDAFIKRTIGLPGETIEVTEGVVFVNGEPLEEDYIKAPPDYTWGPEQVPENSYLVLGDNRNNSQDSHVWGFVPQEDIIGKAVARFWPPSRIGGLN